Proteins from a genomic interval of Nocardioidaceae bacterium:
- a CDS encoding tryptophan-rich sensory protein has protein sequence MHPPPAFSARSLLTLGGFAVAVAVAAGLGGVAASSASSTYAALDLPPYAPPAWLFGPVWTVLYVMIAASAWVLWRAAQTRGAAWSPALTAWAVQLVLNAAWTPIFFAGDRYGLALVEIVVLLAAVVVTIALARRERPAAAWLLVPYVAWVAFATALNAGIVILN, from the coding sequence ATGCACCCGCCACCGGCGTTCTCCGCACGATCCCTGCTGACGCTCGGCGGCTTCGCCGTCGCCGTGGCCGTCGCCGCCGGACTCGGCGGGGTGGCCGCCTCGTCGGCGTCCTCGACGTACGCCGCGCTCGACCTCCCGCCGTACGCGCCCCCGGCCTGGCTCTTCGGTCCGGTGTGGACGGTGCTGTACGTGATGATCGCGGCGAGCGCGTGGGTGCTGTGGCGCGCGGCGCAGACCCGTGGCGCCGCCTGGAGCCCCGCCCTCACCGCGTGGGCGGTGCAGCTGGTGCTCAACGCCGCGTGGACGCCGATCTTCTTCGCCGGCGACCGCTACGGGTTGGCCCTCGTCGAGATCGTCGTGCTGCTGGCCGCCGTGGTGGTCACGATCGCCCTCGCCCGGCGCGAGCGGCCGGCGGCCGCGTGGCTGCTGGTGCCCTACGTGGCGTGGGTGGCCTTCGCGACGGCCCTGAACGCAGGCATCGTCATCCTGAACTGA